From Oryza brachyantha chromosome 9, ObraRS2, whole genome shotgun sequence, a single genomic window includes:
- the LOC102710617 gene encoding cytosolic sulfotransferase 17-like codes for MAQVPSERDECPPEHASLGSLKEFISKLPTREGWSGPIVLYKDYWFRPQLLENILLAQKNYNPRSEDIILATQPKSGTTWLKALSFTIINRSHYGFSDHPLLTRHPQHVVPFIEIPLKGKHISYVESLPSPRLLATHMPLSFIPAVSNQQSYRVVYICRDPKDVFVSRWYFENKIFDDVKLDMGNTFDMFCQGISPYGPFWSHFLEYWKASIETPERVMFLKYEDLKSDPVQVVKKLAHFFSVPFTREEEAGGVLEQVVKLCDFETLASLKVNQNGETRHDNKIQIDNSVFFRKGTVGDWVNLMSEEMGARLDQIVQDKLQGSGLTF; via the coding sequence ATGGCACAGGTTCCATCAGAGAGGGATGAGTGCCCCCCTGAGCATGCCTCATTAGGGAGCCTGAAAGAGTTCATATCCAAACTACCAACAAGAGAAGGTTGGTCTGGGCCAATTGTCCTGTACAAGGACTACTGGTTTAGGCCTCAGCTGCTGGAGAACATCTTGCTTGCACAAAAGAATTACAACCCTCGCAGCGAAGATATTATCCTTGCGACGCAGCCCAAAAGCGGAACAACCTGGCTCAAGGCTCTGTCCTTCACCATCATAAACAGGTCTCACTACGGTTTCAGCGACCACCCTCTCCTGACTCGCCACCCTCAGCATGTCGTGCCGTTCATCGAGATCCCTCTCAAAGGTAAGCACATTAGCTACGTAGAATCACTTCCTTCTCCTAGGCTTCTCGCCACACACATGCCACTGTCTTTTATACCGGCGGTGTCGAATCAGCAAAGCTATCGTGTTGTGTATATATGTCGGGATCCCAAAGATGTGTTTGTATCAAGGTGGTACTTTGAAAACAAGATATTCGACGATGTCAAGCTAGACATGGGTAACACTTTCGACATGTTCTGCCAAGGGATCTCCCCTTATGGTCCATTTTGGAGTCACTTCCTTGAGTACTGGAAGGCAAGCATTGAAACACCAGAGAGAGTGATGTTCTTGAAGTATGAAGATTTGAAGTCAGACCCAGTCCAAGTTGTCAAGAAGCTTGCTCACTTCTTCAGTGTGCCATTTACCAGAGAGGAAGAAGCTGGTGGTGTTCTTGAACAAGTGGTGAAGTTATGTGACTTCGAGACACTGGCAAGCCTGAAAGTTAATCAGAATGGTGAGACTCGTCATGACAACAAGATTCAAATCGATAattctgtattttttagaaaaggaaCAGTAGGCGACTGGGTAAACCTCATGAGTGAAGAGATGGGGGCAAGGTTGGATCAGATCGTCCAAGATAAACTCCAGGGATCTGGTCTGACCTTCTGA